The Tubulanus polymorphus chromosome 6, tnTubPoly1.2, whole genome shotgun sequence genome includes a region encoding these proteins:
- the LOC141907696 gene encoding PP2C-like domain-containing protein CG9801 isoform X2: MNVCTLYLVLRNLDCFNLSLSLSISACLSLPVYLCLSISVYLCLSISVYLCLSISVYLRLSISAYLYLSISVYLCLSLVSHMVSMNLSIHLVFSSPSGVVYRGRFKVKPLIISQVPLALFNEEDDDIYIEFPIRLSFSSKNKAGEEVWYGDTPKDIPLRRIGPLSTDVFCTYTGPDDGLLHIEKLKNPDFEDDKTMYILGSKNWNLKNRKAYGIAMSLYDQHPINGKISGDPIADAFAISARMNNALLVIADGVNWGEKSKLAARCAVYGCMENMYKKLFRDNKSIRTTQEAMQHLLESFFAAHEVILEHEGGLTTLCAALVLPLAYRKQFAVLVVNVGDSLAFVFSKFHGIREITVGSHDLTSERDIRDAGGALGPVDAGKNPELHNMTCSMTLVDPGDIVFLTTDGISDNFDPVVTKIALSRRLSEPVISTTDANNVSAPRRVVNNYKPEMEPEERHRYSVREMERVIHEFELDTESSVSAQEFCGALLQHVLKLTDGKRKVLEDPNLYGKKLKSKERKRRDSLITDKMHQAAGKLDHASIVAYEVGHYHGNQDENYELEEDEEDYPEPMSPINPSGPAPLAREISFETSL; the protein is encoded by the exons ATGAATgtctgtactctgtatctaGTATTGAGAAATTTAGATTGTTTTAACCTATCTCTATCTCTGTCTATCTCCGCCTGTCTATCTCTGCCTGTCTATCTCTGCCTGTCTATCTCTGTCTATCTCTGCCTGTCTATCTCTGTCTATCTCTGCCTGTCTATCTCTGTCTATCTCCGCCTGTCTATCTCTGCCTATCTCTACCTGTCTATCTCTGTCTATCTCTGCCTATCTCTTGTCTCTCACATGGTTTCAATGAATTTGTCTATACATCTTGTTTTCAGTAGCCCCTCGGGCGTCGTCTATCGTGGTCGGTTTAAGGTAAAGCCTTTAATCATATCTCAAGTACCGTTAGCCCTGTTCAATGAGGAAGATGATGACATTTACATCGAATTCCCGATAAG gTTGTCGTTCAGTAGTAAGAATAAAGCTGGTGAAGAGGTTTGGTACGGAGATACGCCTAAAGATATTCCTCTACGTAGAATAGGACCGCTATCAACAGATGTATTCTGTACTTATACCGGACCTGATGACGGTCTTcttcatatagaaaaacttaaaAATCCTG ATTTCGAGGATGATAAAACCATGTATATTCTTGGTTCGAAGAACTGGAATTTGAAGAATCGTAAAGCGTACGGAATCGCGATGTCTCTTTACGATCAACATCCGATTAACGGGAAAATATCAG GTGATCCTATAGCAGACGCATTCGCAATCAGTGCTCGTATGAATAACGCGTTGTTAGTGATCGCTGATGGTGTCAACTGGGGAGAGAAGTCGAAACTAGCCGCCCGCTGTGCCGTCTACGGCTGTAtggaaaatatgtataaaaaactgtttcgagacaataaatcaattagaacCACTCAG GAGGCGATGCAACATTTATTAGAATCATTTTTTGCCGCTCATGAAGTAATATTAGAACACGAGGGAGGATTGACGACTCTTTGCGCGGCGCTCGTTCTGCCACTCGCGTATCGTAAACAATTCGCCGTTCTCGTCGTCAACGTCGGCGACAGCCTCGCTTTCGTGTTCAGTAAATTCCACGGCATCCGCGAGATCACCGTCGGGTCACATGACCTGACGTCGGAGCGCGATATCCGCGACGCGGGAGGCGCGCTCGGTCCGGTCGACGCCGGTAAAAACCCCGAGTTACACAATATGACGTGTTCGATGACGCTGGTCGACCCGGGAGATATCGTATTCCTCACCACCGACGGAATCTCCGATAATTTCGATCCGGTCGTTACTAAGATCGCGTTGTCGCGGCGACTCAGCGAACCGGTTATATCGACGACCGACGCGAATAACGTCTCCGCTCCGCGACGAGTCGTTAATAACTATAAACCGGAAATGGAACCGGAAGAACGGCATAGATATTCCGTTCGCGAAATGGAACGCGTGATTCACGAGTTCGAACTCGACACCGAGTCGTCCGTATCGGCGCAAGAGTTCTGCGGCGCCCTCTTGCAGCACGTGTTAAAACTAACCGACGGCAAGCGTAAAGTTCTCGAGGATCCGAATTTATACGGGAAGAAACTGAAGTCGAAAGAACGAAAACGACGCGATTCGTTGATCACCGATAAAATGCATCAAGCTGCCGGGAAACTCGATCACGCTTCGATTGTCGCGTACGAGGTCGGGCATTACCACGGCAACCAGGacgaaaattatgaattagaGGAGGATGAAGAAGACTATCCGGAACCGATGAGTCCGATCAATCCGAGTGGACCGGCTCCGCTAGCGAGagaaatatcatttgaaaCATCGCTGTGA
- the LOC141907696 gene encoding PP2C-like domain-containing protein CG9801 isoform X5, with protein sequence MDIQYIRPIIRRKLSFSSKNKAGEEVWYGDTPKDIPLRRIGPLSTDVFCTYTGPDDGLLHIEKLKNPDFEDDKTMYILGSKNWNLKNRKAYGIAMSLYDQHPINGKISGDPIADAFAISARMNNALLVIADGVNWGEKSKLAARCAVYGCMENMYKKLFRDNKSIRTTQEAMQHLLESFFAAHEVILEHEGGLTTLCAALVLPLAYRKQFAVLVVNVGDSLAFVFSKFHGIREITVGSHDLTSERDIRDAGGALGPVDAGKNPELHNMTCSMTLVDPGDIVFLTTDGISDNFDPVVTKIALSRRLSEPVISTTDANNVSAPRRVVNNYKPEMEPEERHRYSVREMERVIHEFELDTESSVSAQEFCGALLQHVLKLTDGKRKVLEDPNLYGKKLKSKERKRRDSLITDKMHQAAGKLDHASIVAYEVGHYHGNQDENYELEEDEEDYPEPMSPINPSGPAPLAREISFETSL encoded by the exons ATGGatatacaatacatcagaCCGATTATTAGGAGAAA gTTGTCGTTCAGTAGTAAGAATAAAGCTGGTGAAGAGGTTTGGTACGGAGATACGCCTAAAGATATTCCTCTACGTAGAATAGGACCGCTATCAACAGATGTATTCTGTACTTATACCGGACCTGATGACGGTCTTcttcatatagaaaaacttaaaAATCCTG ATTTCGAGGATGATAAAACCATGTATATTCTTGGTTCGAAGAACTGGAATTTGAAGAATCGTAAAGCGTACGGAATCGCGATGTCTCTTTACGATCAACATCCGATTAACGGGAAAATATCAG GTGATCCTATAGCAGACGCATTCGCAATCAGTGCTCGTATGAATAACGCGTTGTTAGTGATCGCTGATGGTGTCAACTGGGGAGAGAAGTCGAAACTAGCCGCCCGCTGTGCCGTCTACGGCTGTAtggaaaatatgtataaaaaactgtttcgagacaataaatcaattagaacCACTCAG GAGGCGATGCAACATTTATTAGAATCATTTTTTGCCGCTCATGAAGTAATATTAGAACACGAGGGAGGATTGACGACTCTTTGCGCGGCGCTCGTTCTGCCACTCGCGTATCGTAAACAATTCGCCGTTCTCGTCGTCAACGTCGGCGACAGCCTCGCTTTCGTGTTCAGTAAATTCCACGGCATCCGCGAGATCACCGTCGGGTCACATGACCTGACGTCGGAGCGCGATATCCGCGACGCGGGAGGCGCGCTCGGTCCGGTCGACGCCGGTAAAAACCCCGAGTTACACAATATGACGTGTTCGATGACGCTGGTCGACCCGGGAGATATCGTATTCCTCACCACCGACGGAATCTCCGATAATTTCGATCCGGTCGTTACTAAGATCGCGTTGTCGCGGCGACTCAGCGAACCGGTTATATCGACGACCGACGCGAATAACGTCTCCGCTCCGCGACGAGTCGTTAATAACTATAAACCGGAAATGGAACCGGAAGAACGGCATAGATATTCCGTTCGCGAAATGGAACGCGTGATTCACGAGTTCGAACTCGACACCGAGTCGTCCGTATCGGCGCAAGAGTTCTGCGGCGCCCTCTTGCAGCACGTGTTAAAACTAACCGACGGCAAGCGTAAAGTTCTCGAGGATCCGAATTTATACGGGAAGAAACTGAAGTCGAAAGAACGAAAACGACGCGATTCGTTGATCACCGATAAAATGCATCAAGCTGCCGGGAAACTCGATCACGCTTCGATTGTCGCGTACGAGGTCGGGCATTACCACGGCAACCAGGacgaaaattatgaattagaGGAGGATGAAGAAGACTATCCGGAACCGATGAGTCCGATCAATCCGAGTGGACCGGCTCCGCTAGCGAGagaaatatcatttgaaaCATCGCTGTGA
- the LOC141907696 gene encoding PP2C-like domain-containing protein CG9801 isoform X4 encodes MESRTMSDDEEPRSPVKVQFKDEIETSPDDEQAAVVKKLSFSSKNKAGEEVWYGDTPKDIPLRRIGPLSTDVFCTYTGPDDGLLHIEKLKNPDFEDDKTMYILGSKNWNLKNRKAYGIAMSLYDQHPINGKISGDPIADAFAISARMNNALLVIADGVNWGEKSKLAARCAVYGCMENMYKKLFRDNKSIRTTQEAMQHLLESFFAAHEVILEHEGGLTTLCAALVLPLAYRKQFAVLVVNVGDSLAFVFSKFHGIREITVGSHDLTSERDIRDAGGALGPVDAGKNPELHNMTCSMTLVDPGDIVFLTTDGISDNFDPVVTKIALSRRLSEPVISTTDANNVSAPRRVVNNYKPEMEPEERHRYSVREMERVIHEFELDTESSVSAQEFCGALLQHVLKLTDGKRKVLEDPNLYGKKLKSKERKRRDSLITDKMHQAAGKLDHASIVAYEVGHYHGNQDENYELEEDEEDYPEPMSPINPSGPAPLAREISFETSL; translated from the exons ATGGAGTCACGCACGATGAGCGACGACGAAGAACCGAGGTCTCCGGTTAAAGTtcaatttaaagatgaaataGAAACCAGTCCGGATGACGAGCAAGCTGCAGTCGTCAAAAA gTTGTCGTTCAGTAGTAAGAATAAAGCTGGTGAAGAGGTTTGGTACGGAGATACGCCTAAAGATATTCCTCTACGTAGAATAGGACCGCTATCAACAGATGTATTCTGTACTTATACCGGACCTGATGACGGTCTTcttcatatagaaaaacttaaaAATCCTG ATTTCGAGGATGATAAAACCATGTATATTCTTGGTTCGAAGAACTGGAATTTGAAGAATCGTAAAGCGTACGGAATCGCGATGTCTCTTTACGATCAACATCCGATTAACGGGAAAATATCAG GTGATCCTATAGCAGACGCATTCGCAATCAGTGCTCGTATGAATAACGCGTTGTTAGTGATCGCTGATGGTGTCAACTGGGGAGAGAAGTCGAAACTAGCCGCCCGCTGTGCCGTCTACGGCTGTAtggaaaatatgtataaaaaactgtttcgagacaataaatcaattagaacCACTCAG GAGGCGATGCAACATTTATTAGAATCATTTTTTGCCGCTCATGAAGTAATATTAGAACACGAGGGAGGATTGACGACTCTTTGCGCGGCGCTCGTTCTGCCACTCGCGTATCGTAAACAATTCGCCGTTCTCGTCGTCAACGTCGGCGACAGCCTCGCTTTCGTGTTCAGTAAATTCCACGGCATCCGCGAGATCACCGTCGGGTCACATGACCTGACGTCGGAGCGCGATATCCGCGACGCGGGAGGCGCGCTCGGTCCGGTCGACGCCGGTAAAAACCCCGAGTTACACAATATGACGTGTTCGATGACGCTGGTCGACCCGGGAGATATCGTATTCCTCACCACCGACGGAATCTCCGATAATTTCGATCCGGTCGTTACTAAGATCGCGTTGTCGCGGCGACTCAGCGAACCGGTTATATCGACGACCGACGCGAATAACGTCTCCGCTCCGCGACGAGTCGTTAATAACTATAAACCGGAAATGGAACCGGAAGAACGGCATAGATATTCCGTTCGCGAAATGGAACGCGTGATTCACGAGTTCGAACTCGACACCGAGTCGTCCGTATCGGCGCAAGAGTTCTGCGGCGCCCTCTTGCAGCACGTGTTAAAACTAACCGACGGCAAGCGTAAAGTTCTCGAGGATCCGAATTTATACGGGAAGAAACTGAAGTCGAAAGAACGAAAACGACGCGATTCGTTGATCACCGATAAAATGCATCAAGCTGCCGGGAAACTCGATCACGCTTCGATTGTCGCGTACGAGGTCGGGCATTACCACGGCAACCAGGacgaaaattatgaattagaGGAGGATGAAGAAGACTATCCGGAACCGATGAGTCCGATCAATCCGAGTGGACCGGCTCCGCTAGCGAGagaaatatcatttgaaaCATCGCTGTGA
- the LOC141907696 gene encoding PP2C-like domain-containing protein CG9801 isoform X1, protein MPLSRSRLSESFSRSVSRTWDSMTSCTSSRSRVWDEMTSCASSGARSRTLDQLAHGGGGTRTPIWDQMTSCMSARSQTIQRMKNRRRAKRTQSMPASSPSGVVYRGRFKVKPLIISQVPLALFNEEDDDIYIEFPIRLSFSSKNKAGEEVWYGDTPKDIPLRRIGPLSTDVFCTYTGPDDGLLHIEKLKNPDFEDDKTMYILGSKNWNLKNRKAYGIAMSLYDQHPINGKISGDPIADAFAISARMNNALLVIADGVNWGEKSKLAARCAVYGCMENMYKKLFRDNKSIRTTQEAMQHLLESFFAAHEVILEHEGGLTTLCAALVLPLAYRKQFAVLVVNVGDSLAFVFSKFHGIREITVGSHDLTSERDIRDAGGALGPVDAGKNPELHNMTCSMTLVDPGDIVFLTTDGISDNFDPVVTKIALSRRLSEPVISTTDANNVSAPRRVVNNYKPEMEPEERHRYSVREMERVIHEFELDTESSVSAQEFCGALLQHVLKLTDGKRKVLEDPNLYGKKLKSKERKRRDSLITDKMHQAAGKLDHASIVAYEVGHYHGNQDENYELEEDEEDYPEPMSPINPSGPAPLAREISFETSL, encoded by the exons ATGCCGTTATCGAGGTCAAGGTTATCTGAATCGTTCTCGCGTTCGGTGTCTCGGACGTGGGATTCGATGACCTCGTGCACCAGTTCGAGGTCGCGAGTTTGGGACGAAATGACGTCGTGTGCCAGCAGCGGCGCGCGGTCGCGCACGTTAGATCAGCTGGCACACGGCGGCGGTGGCACACGGACTCCGATTTGGGATCAAATGACTTCGTGTATGAGCGCACGATCGCAAACAATTCAAAGGATGAAAAACAGACGACGAGCGAAAAGAACTCAATCAATGCCTGCAAG TAGCCCCTCGGGCGTCGTCTATCGTGGTCGGTTTAAGGTAAAGCCTTTAATCATATCTCAAGTACCGTTAGCCCTGTTCAATGAGGAAGATGATGACATTTACATCGAATTCCCGATAAG gTTGTCGTTCAGTAGTAAGAATAAAGCTGGTGAAGAGGTTTGGTACGGAGATACGCCTAAAGATATTCCTCTACGTAGAATAGGACCGCTATCAACAGATGTATTCTGTACTTATACCGGACCTGATGACGGTCTTcttcatatagaaaaacttaaaAATCCTG ATTTCGAGGATGATAAAACCATGTATATTCTTGGTTCGAAGAACTGGAATTTGAAGAATCGTAAAGCGTACGGAATCGCGATGTCTCTTTACGATCAACATCCGATTAACGGGAAAATATCAG GTGATCCTATAGCAGACGCATTCGCAATCAGTGCTCGTATGAATAACGCGTTGTTAGTGATCGCTGATGGTGTCAACTGGGGAGAGAAGTCGAAACTAGCCGCCCGCTGTGCCGTCTACGGCTGTAtggaaaatatgtataaaaaactgtttcgagacaataaatcaattagaacCACTCAG GAGGCGATGCAACATTTATTAGAATCATTTTTTGCCGCTCATGAAGTAATATTAGAACACGAGGGAGGATTGACGACTCTTTGCGCGGCGCTCGTTCTGCCACTCGCGTATCGTAAACAATTCGCCGTTCTCGTCGTCAACGTCGGCGACAGCCTCGCTTTCGTGTTCAGTAAATTCCACGGCATCCGCGAGATCACCGTCGGGTCACATGACCTGACGTCGGAGCGCGATATCCGCGACGCGGGAGGCGCGCTCGGTCCGGTCGACGCCGGTAAAAACCCCGAGTTACACAATATGACGTGTTCGATGACGCTGGTCGACCCGGGAGATATCGTATTCCTCACCACCGACGGAATCTCCGATAATTTCGATCCGGTCGTTACTAAGATCGCGTTGTCGCGGCGACTCAGCGAACCGGTTATATCGACGACCGACGCGAATAACGTCTCCGCTCCGCGACGAGTCGTTAATAACTATAAACCGGAAATGGAACCGGAAGAACGGCATAGATATTCCGTTCGCGAAATGGAACGCGTGATTCACGAGTTCGAACTCGACACCGAGTCGTCCGTATCGGCGCAAGAGTTCTGCGGCGCCCTCTTGCAGCACGTGTTAAAACTAACCGACGGCAAGCGTAAAGTTCTCGAGGATCCGAATTTATACGGGAAGAAACTGAAGTCGAAAGAACGAAAACGACGCGATTCGTTGATCACCGATAAAATGCATCAAGCTGCCGGGAAACTCGATCACGCTTCGATTGTCGCGTACGAGGTCGGGCATTACCACGGCAACCAGGacgaaaattatgaattagaGGAGGATGAAGAAGACTATCCGGAACCGATGAGTCCGATCAATCCGAGTGGACCGGCTCCGCTAGCGAGagaaatatcatttgaaaCATCGCTGTGA
- the LOC141907696 gene encoding PP2C-like domain-containing protein CG9801 isoform X3, translating into MPLSRSRLSESFSRSVSRTWDSMTSCTSSRSRVWDEMTSCASSGARSRTLDQLAHGGGGTRTPIWDQMTSCMSARSQTIQRMKNRRRAKRTQSMPARLSFSSKNKAGEEVWYGDTPKDIPLRRIGPLSTDVFCTYTGPDDGLLHIEKLKNPDFEDDKTMYILGSKNWNLKNRKAYGIAMSLYDQHPINGKISGDPIADAFAISARMNNALLVIADGVNWGEKSKLAARCAVYGCMENMYKKLFRDNKSIRTTQEAMQHLLESFFAAHEVILEHEGGLTTLCAALVLPLAYRKQFAVLVVNVGDSLAFVFSKFHGIREITVGSHDLTSERDIRDAGGALGPVDAGKNPELHNMTCSMTLVDPGDIVFLTTDGISDNFDPVVTKIALSRRLSEPVISTTDANNVSAPRRVVNNYKPEMEPEERHRYSVREMERVIHEFELDTESSVSAQEFCGALLQHVLKLTDGKRKVLEDPNLYGKKLKSKERKRRDSLITDKMHQAAGKLDHASIVAYEVGHYHGNQDENYELEEDEEDYPEPMSPINPSGPAPLAREISFETSL; encoded by the exons ATGCCGTTATCGAGGTCAAGGTTATCTGAATCGTTCTCGCGTTCGGTGTCTCGGACGTGGGATTCGATGACCTCGTGCACCAGTTCGAGGTCGCGAGTTTGGGACGAAATGACGTCGTGTGCCAGCAGCGGCGCGCGGTCGCGCACGTTAGATCAGCTGGCACACGGCGGCGGTGGCACACGGACTCCGATTTGGGATCAAATGACTTCGTGTATGAGCGCACGATCGCAAACAATTCAAAGGATGAAAAACAGACGACGAGCGAAAAGAACTCAATCAATGCCTGCAAG gTTGTCGTTCAGTAGTAAGAATAAAGCTGGTGAAGAGGTTTGGTACGGAGATACGCCTAAAGATATTCCTCTACGTAGAATAGGACCGCTATCAACAGATGTATTCTGTACTTATACCGGACCTGATGACGGTCTTcttcatatagaaaaacttaaaAATCCTG ATTTCGAGGATGATAAAACCATGTATATTCTTGGTTCGAAGAACTGGAATTTGAAGAATCGTAAAGCGTACGGAATCGCGATGTCTCTTTACGATCAACATCCGATTAACGGGAAAATATCAG GTGATCCTATAGCAGACGCATTCGCAATCAGTGCTCGTATGAATAACGCGTTGTTAGTGATCGCTGATGGTGTCAACTGGGGAGAGAAGTCGAAACTAGCCGCCCGCTGTGCCGTCTACGGCTGTAtggaaaatatgtataaaaaactgtttcgagacaataaatcaattagaacCACTCAG GAGGCGATGCAACATTTATTAGAATCATTTTTTGCCGCTCATGAAGTAATATTAGAACACGAGGGAGGATTGACGACTCTTTGCGCGGCGCTCGTTCTGCCACTCGCGTATCGTAAACAATTCGCCGTTCTCGTCGTCAACGTCGGCGACAGCCTCGCTTTCGTGTTCAGTAAATTCCACGGCATCCGCGAGATCACCGTCGGGTCACATGACCTGACGTCGGAGCGCGATATCCGCGACGCGGGAGGCGCGCTCGGTCCGGTCGACGCCGGTAAAAACCCCGAGTTACACAATATGACGTGTTCGATGACGCTGGTCGACCCGGGAGATATCGTATTCCTCACCACCGACGGAATCTCCGATAATTTCGATCCGGTCGTTACTAAGATCGCGTTGTCGCGGCGACTCAGCGAACCGGTTATATCGACGACCGACGCGAATAACGTCTCCGCTCCGCGACGAGTCGTTAATAACTATAAACCGGAAATGGAACCGGAAGAACGGCATAGATATTCCGTTCGCGAAATGGAACGCGTGATTCACGAGTTCGAACTCGACACCGAGTCGTCCGTATCGGCGCAAGAGTTCTGCGGCGCCCTCTTGCAGCACGTGTTAAAACTAACCGACGGCAAGCGTAAAGTTCTCGAGGATCCGAATTTATACGGGAAGAAACTGAAGTCGAAAGAACGAAAACGACGCGATTCGTTGATCACCGATAAAATGCATCAAGCTGCCGGGAAACTCGATCACGCTTCGATTGTCGCGTACGAGGTCGGGCATTACCACGGCAACCAGGacgaaaattatgaattagaGGAGGATGAAGAAGACTATCCGGAACCGATGAGTCCGATCAATCCGAGTGGACCGGCTCCGCTAGCGAGagaaatatcatttgaaaCATCGCTGTGA